Proteins encoded in a region of the Leishmania panamensis strain MHOM/PA/94/PSC-1 chromosome 15 sequence genome:
- a CDS encoding 60S acidic ribosomal protein P2 (TriTrypDB/GeneDB-style sysID: LpmP.15.1120) has protein sequence MSTKYLAAYALASLSKASPSQADVEAICRAVHIDVEKDTLSFVMESVAGRDMAALMAEGAAKMSAMPAAGSGAAAGGAAPAAGAAAPAAAAAKKEEPEEEADDDMGFGLFD, from the coding sequence ATGTCCACGAAGTACCTCGCCGCGTACGCTCTGGCCTCCCTGAGCAAGGCGTCCCCGTCGCAGGCGGATGTGGAGGCGATCTGCAGGGCCGTCCACATCGATGTCGAGAAGGATACCCTCTCCTTTGTGATGGAGAGCGTTGCTGGACGCGACATGGCCGCGCTGATGGCGGAGGGTGCCGCGAAGATGAGCGCGATGCCGGCGGCCGGctctggtgccgctgcgggcggcgctgctcctgctgcgggtgctgcagccccggcggccgccgcggcgaagaaggaggagcccgaggaggaggcggacgatGACATGGGCTTCGGTCTGTTCGACTAA
- a CDS encoding 60S acidic ribosomal protein P2 (TriTrypDB/GeneDB-style sysID: LpmP.15.1130), which yields MSTKYLAAYALASLSKASPSQADVEAICRAVHIDVEKDTLSFVMESVAGRDMAALMAEGAAKMSAMPAAGSGAAAGGAAPAAGAAAPAAAAAKKEEPEEEADDDMGFGLFD from the coding sequence ATGTCCACGAAGTACCTCGCCGCGTACGCTCTGGCCTCCCTGAGCAAGGCGTCCCCGTCGCAGGCGGATGTGGAGGCGATCTGCAGGGCCGTCCACATCGATGTCGAGAAGGAcaccctctcctttgtgATGGAGAGCGTTGCTGGACGCGACATGGCCGCGCTGATGGCGGAGGGTGCCGCGAAGATGAGCGCGATGCCGGCGGCCGGctctggtgccgctgcgggcggcgctgctcctgctgcgggtgctgcagccccggcggccgccgcggcgaagaaggaggagcccgaggaggaggcggacgatGACATGGGCTTCGGTCTGTTCGACTAA
- a CDS encoding inositol/phosphatidylinositol phosphatase, putative (TriTrypDB/GeneDB-style sysID: LpmP.15.1140), with product MYPGLPRAFPNPEWQNVEDIFRQRTAFGFLAPNARASATADPAMAADAWVQREIGYYEVNYTTVEDLSVCVTSFNVGCKKPVLPLTSLVCLTSSGGGTDDAPARPTDLIVVGMQEVDMSATALFKQETEAASPWVAGLNAAIGADSSSSTATSSSGGAGASPYYAFPPKQLVGLLLCVFIRRPLLSAVSEFSMATVATGALGSMGNKGAVGFHLVLHRTSICVITAHLAAGHDNVSKRNEDINTIFRSMDFNAARRAETQMSASPNAPIDESAFLEIYPRDHDIIIVAGDLNYRLRLPYETAVHLANSGQFSELLVHDQLAAEMKNPHTPWLNFINFTPTHMPTYRFDIGTDVYDTSEKRRIPSYTDRICVWSRRKSMESRIRLDRISALMEVRSSDHKPVQALARIPVSVEVPAQKAQIVSSLREKVATIGLAQASSAKISLSMSKVNFQAQCFHNCGTQEVVTVQNNGNCVAVVRVVRQREGDYSEGSWLRVTPQELAILPGESQDVQIETAFHPRCTLWMAAWRPYQGRGSIELSSVLLFCCRNGPVQAVECQCVLSPSVFGNALENIALLQDTPCVEAYAQKADFEEVVRQVRPHVPKELWYLVYVIAQHPREPGLFTRSTNKEVCRHIMELLDTKNAALPVDTDVHCAAECLLAFLKNLREPVVPYAQYTAALAAGRAKGKAPLQFLRQLPTMHANVWLYVLSLLNYLLRPVNNSDNELDAPLLAHIFSAVLIGRPTDAQGAIPARLQQGGGVDQQVRQQLQQESDDALALVEYFLSTPPSMLAGVE from the coding sequence ATGTACCCCGGCCTCCCGCGTGCCTTCCCTAACCCGGAGTGGCAGAACGTGGAAGACATCTTCCGCCAGCGCACGGCATTTGGCTTTCTCGCGCCAAACGCGAGAgcctccgccactgccgaTCCTGCCATGGCCGCGGACGCGTGGGTGCAGCGGGAAATCGGCTATTACGAGGTCAACTACACGACGGTAGAGGActtgagcgtgtgcgtgaccTCCTTTAATGTCGGATGCAAGAAAcccgtgctgccgctgaccaGTCTTGTCTGCctcaccagcagcggtggtggcacagACGACGCACCAGCGCGGCCGACGGACTTGATCGTCGTCGGCATGCAGGAGGTGGACATGAGTGCGACAGCGCTCTTCAAGCAAGAGACGGAGGCGGCCTCGCCGTGGGTAGCTGGACTGAACGCGGCAATCGGCGCcgacagtagcagcagcactgcaacATCTTCGTcaggtggcgcaggcgcctCTCCGTACTACGCCTTTCCGCCAAAGCAGCTCGTCGgtctgcttctctgcgtgtTCATCCgtcggccgctgctgtccgcCGTGTCGGAGTTCAGCATGGCGACGGTGGCCACAGGGGCCCTGGGCTCTATGGGAAACAAAGGCGCCGTCGGCTTTCACCttgtgctgcaccgcacgtCCATCTGCGTCATTACGGCCCACTTGGCGGCCGGGCATGACAATGTGAGCAAACGCAACGAAGACATCAACACCATCTTCAGGAGCATGGACTTCAACGCTGCCCGTCGCGCCGAGACGCAGATGAGTGCCAGCCCCAACGCACCAATCGATGAGTCCGCCTTTCTCGAGATCTACCCTCGCGACCACGACATCATCATCGTGGCCGGAGACTTGAACTACCGCCTAAGACTCCCGTACGAGACTGCCGTGCATCTAGCGAACTCTGGGCAGTTCAGCGAGCTGTTGGTGCACGACCAGCTGGCAGCCGAAATGAAGAACCCGCACACGCCATGGCTGAACTTCATCAACTTCACACCAACGCACATGCCCACGTACCGCTTCGACATTGGCACCGATGTCTACGACACAAGCGAGAAGCGCCGCATCCCCAGTTACACGGACCGCATATGTGTGTGGTCGCGTCGCAAGTCGATGGAGTCTCGCATCCGACTAGACCGCATCTCCGCCCTCATGGAGGTGCGCAGTAGCGACCACAAACCTGTGCAGGCGCTCGCACGGATCCCGGTGAGCGTGGAGGTGCCGGCGCAGAAGGCGCAGATAGTATCGTCGCTGCGGGAAAAGGTTGCCACCATCGGCTTGGCGCAGGCATCGAGTGCGAAGATATCCCTGAGCATGTCGAAGGTGAACTTTCAGGCTCAGTGCTTCCACAACTGCGGGACGCAGGAGGTGGTCACTGTGCAGAACAACGGCAACTGTGTCGCTGTCGTTCGGGTGGTGCGGCAACGCGAGGGGGACTACTCGGAAGGCAGCTGGTTGCGCGTCACCCCGCAGGAGCTCGCCATTCTTCCAGGGGAGTCACAGGATGTTCAGATCGAGACAGCCTTTCACCCGCGCTGCACGCTGTGGATGGCCGCCTGGCGCCCGTACCAGGGCCGCGGCAGTATTGAACTCAGCTCTGTATTGCTGTTTTGCTGCCGCAACGGCCCAGTGCAGGCTGTCGAGTGCCAGTGTGTACTGAGCCCGAGCGTGTTCGGCAACGCATTGGAGAATATCGCCCTTCTACAGGACACGCCGTGCGTGGAGGCATACGCGCAGAAGGCGGACTTTgaagaggtggtgcgccAGGTGCGGCCACACGTGCCGAAGGAGCTGTGGTACCTCGTCTACgtcatcgcgcagcacccacGCGAGCCGGGCCTCTTCACCCGCTCCACCAACAAGGAGGTGTGCCGTCACATCatggagctgctggacaCGAAGaacgcggcgctgccagtGGACACAGATGTGCATTGCGCCGCAGAGTGTCTTTTGGCCTTTCTCAAGAACCTGCGCGAGCCCGTGGTGCCATATGCGCAGTATACCGCTGCCCTCGCCGCGGGCCGTGCCAAGGGTAAGGCCCCGCTGCAGTTCCTGCGTCAGCTGCCGACGATGCACGCGAATGTGTGGCTCTACGTCTTGTCGTTGCTGAACTATCTCCTGAGGCCGGTGAACAACTCCGACAACGAGCTTGACGCGCCCCTCCTGGCACACATTTTCAGCGCCGTCTTGATTGGCCGCCCGACCGATGCGCAGGGGGCCATTCCTGctcggctgcagcagggAGGCGGCGTTGACCAGCAGGTGCGACAGCAACTGCAACAGGAGAGCGACGACGCCCTAGCTCTCGTAGAGTACTTTCTCAGCACCCCACCAAGTATGTTGGCCGGAGTGGAGTAA